One part of the Longimicrobiaceae bacterium genome encodes these proteins:
- a CDS encoding UDP-glucose/GDP-mannose dehydrogenase family protein, which produces MHIAVVGTGYVGLVAGACLAEAGSDVVCADIDAGKIARLNAGEIPIYEPGLEPLVERNLREGRLTFTTEVDKAVAGAEVIFIAVGTPPGEDGSADLQHVLAVAETIGRNMPADGPEKIVITKSTVPVGTANKVRDAIRRHTARPFHVCSNPEFLKEGAAVQDFMKPDRVVIGVDSEHARARLAELYAPFVRTGNPVLFMDIASAEITKYAANAMLATRISFMNTIAGLCEAVGADVNDVRKGIGSDERIGPGFLFAGIGYGGSCFPKDVKALVHTLGEHGVDSAILDGVERVNASQKSLLVQRIVERYGEDLSGRTFAVWGLSFKPETDDMREAPSLTIVRGLVSRGATIRAHDPEAKHEAGRYFADLLATGDLSLCERNYDCLSGADALLVLTEWQPYRVPDFDRIRERLAEPVVFDGRNLWEPERMAAMGFHYVSVGRIPVAPVAPVGGAVPSPS; this is translated from the coding sequence ATGCACATAGCGGTGGTGGGTACCGGATACGTGGGCCTCGTGGCGGGCGCGTGCCTGGCCGAGGCGGGCAGCGACGTGGTGTGCGCCGACATCGACGCGGGCAAGATCGCCCGGCTCAACGCGGGCGAGATCCCCATCTACGAGCCCGGCCTGGAGCCGCTGGTGGAGCGCAACCTCCGCGAGGGCCGCCTGACCTTCACCACCGAGGTGGACAAGGCGGTCGCGGGCGCCGAGGTGATCTTCATCGCCGTGGGCACGCCTCCGGGCGAGGACGGCTCGGCCGACCTTCAGCACGTGCTGGCCGTGGCGGAGACCATCGGCCGGAACATGCCGGCGGACGGGCCGGAGAAGATCGTCATCACCAAGAGCACGGTGCCGGTGGGCACGGCCAACAAGGTGCGCGACGCCATCCGCCGCCACACCGCGCGGCCCTTCCACGTCTGCTCGAACCCCGAGTTCCTCAAGGAAGGCGCGGCGGTCCAGGACTTCATGAAGCCGGACCGCGTGGTCATCGGCGTCGACTCCGAGCACGCGCGGGCGCGGCTGGCGGAGCTGTACGCCCCGTTCGTGCGCACCGGCAACCCGGTGCTGTTCATGGACATCGCCTCGGCCGAGATCACCAAGTACGCCGCCAACGCCATGCTGGCGACCCGCATCTCGTTCATGAACACCATCGCCGGGCTGTGCGAGGCGGTGGGGGCCGACGTGAACGACGTGCGCAAGGGCATCGGCAGCGACGAGCGCATCGGCCCCGGCTTCCTCTTCGCCGGCATCGGCTACGGCGGCAGCTGCTTCCCCAAGGACGTGAAGGCGCTGGTGCACACGCTGGGCGAGCACGGCGTGGACAGCGCCATCCTGGACGGCGTGGAGCGCGTGAACGCCTCGCAGAAGTCCTTGCTGGTGCAGAGGATCGTGGAACGATACGGGGAAGACCTCTCCGGCCGCACCTTCGCCGTGTGGGGCCTGTCGTTCAAGCCGGAGACCGACGACATGCGCGAGGCGCCGTCGCTCACCATCGTGCGCGGCCTGGTCTCGCGCGGCGCCACCATCCGCGCCCACGACCCCGAGGCGAAGCACGAGGCGGGGCGCTACTTCGCGGACCTGCTGGCGACCGGCGACCTGTCGCTGTGCGAGCGCAACTACGACTGCCTGAGCGGGGCCGACGCGCTGCTGGTGCTCACCGAGTGGCAGCCGTACCGCGTGCCGGACTTCGACCGCATCCGCGAGCGCCTGGCCGAGCCGGTGGTCTTCGACGGCCGCAACCTGTGGGAGCCGGAGCGGATGGCCGCGATGGGCTTCCACTACGTCTCCGTGGGCCGCATCCCGGTCGCGCCCGTGGCCCCCGTCGGCGGCGCCGTGCCGTCCCCCAGCTGA